The Hyphomicrobium sp. MC1 genome window below encodes:
- a CDS encoding PqqD family protein, with amino-acid sequence MLHRTVPRQAFGFFTEEMDGESVLFRLGRPKAIHLNETAALIWKLSDGTRSVQDLIDFLKAEYPDAQSDVEVDVERAVADLMRVGALLSTEAKSATP; translated from the coding sequence ATGCTCCATCGAACTGTTCCCAGGCAAGCCTTCGGGTTCTTTACCGAAGAGATGGACGGCGAAAGCGTTCTGTTTCGTCTCGGCAGGCCTAAGGCCATTCACCTGAACGAGACCGCCGCTTTGATCTGGAAACTGAGCGATGGTACACGGTCGGTCCAGGATCTGATTGATTTTCTGAAAGCCGAATATCCGGATGCGCAGTCCGACGTGGAGGTCGATGTCGAGCGCGCGGTCGCCGACCTGATGCGGGTAGGCGCGCTTCTTTCAACGGAAGCAAAAAGCGCAACGCCTTAG
- a CDS encoding glycosyltransferase: MDAVASKTLWVKLHDQIVGVRCVPAISSTVKWIFKDNLTGEPSARACTIDVSVQDDGLFSLSSRNAETVSDLTEGDLLTFVMEAVVRDLVTDLASAVALHAGAVAWGDKAILLAGESGAGKSSLTSWFSARGFDYLTDEVVLLTDDTAKLLGFPRALVLKPGAAERVAEFPNFRNEITFAAGEHTLMRPQSATRSPTERSQCGLIIFPEFKRGSDLKIHSLSSAETLARLVGCNLNARNLPDGGFRAIAQLARKAPAIGLRYGEFGQLDGTVDELARLLLEGNQNADQKRRFLSIFPRREGAAAEPAQKEKTFPIPAPTPRKEPRKLTIGMATYDDYDGVYFSLQALRMYHPEILDRTDFLVVDNHPDGPCSESLKLLETHISNYRYVPSNTRAGTAIRDAVFEEATGKFVMCMDCHVFLEPGAIAKLLDYFDTNPDTRDLVQGPLVYDDLTKLATHFEPAWRGGMYGYWGTDERAVHVDAPPFDIPMQGLGLFACRRTVWPGFNPLFRGFGGEEGYIHEKFRQRGGRTLCLPFLRWLHRFQRPMGTPYRNIWEDRIRNYMLGFHELGLPTAEIKEHFRELLGAGPADRIFDDIEREFSISVL; encoded by the coding sequence ATGGATGCCGTTGCTTCAAAGACCTTATGGGTCAAGCTGCATGATCAGATCGTCGGGGTCCGTTGTGTCCCTGCGATCTCTTCGACCGTCAAATGGATCTTCAAAGATAACCTCACGGGCGAGCCATCAGCTCGCGCGTGTACTATCGATGTTTCTGTGCAAGACGACGGGCTCTTTTCCCTGAGCAGCAGGAATGCGGAGACCGTTTCGGACCTGACCGAAGGCGATCTTCTCACGTTCGTGATGGAAGCAGTTGTCCGTGATCTCGTGACGGACCTAGCAAGCGCGGTCGCGCTTCACGCCGGTGCCGTAGCCTGGGGCGATAAAGCGATTTTGTTGGCCGGTGAGAGCGGCGCCGGCAAATCGTCCCTGACTTCTTGGTTTTCGGCACGTGGCTTCGACTACCTCACAGACGAAGTCGTCCTCTTAACCGACGACACCGCAAAGTTATTGGGATTTCCGCGAGCACTCGTTCTCAAGCCCGGCGCGGCCGAACGCGTCGCGGAGTTTCCGAACTTTCGGAACGAGATCACGTTCGCAGCCGGTGAACACACGCTGATGCGACCTCAGTCGGCGACCAGATCGCCGACGGAAAGAAGTCAATGCGGGCTTATCATCTTCCCCGAGTTCAAGCGGGGATCCGATCTTAAAATCCATAGCCTGAGTTCAGCAGAAACACTGGCACGCTTGGTTGGATGCAATCTCAATGCCCGCAATCTCCCCGACGGAGGATTCCGAGCCATCGCGCAACTAGCACGGAAAGCTCCGGCTATAGGTCTGCGCTACGGCGAATTTGGCCAGCTCGACGGAACAGTCGACGAGCTGGCCAGGCTGCTTCTCGAGGGCAATCAAAATGCCGATCAAAAGCGACGCTTCCTGTCTATTTTTCCAAGACGCGAAGGCGCAGCCGCCGAACCGGCCCAGAAGGAAAAGACTTTCCCCATTCCAGCGCCGACACCGCGCAAGGAGCCGCGCAAGCTGACGATCGGCATGGCGACCTATGACGACTATGACGGGGTCTATTTTTCTCTGCAGGCTCTACGGATGTATCATCCGGAAATCCTCGACCGGACGGACTTTCTGGTCGTTGACAATCACCCGGACGGCCCCTGCTCGGAATCTCTGAAGCTGCTCGAGACGCATATTTCAAACTATCGCTACGTCCCTTCGAACACGCGCGCCGGAACCGCCATCAGGGATGCGGTATTCGAAGAAGCAACCGGCAAGTTTGTCATGTGCATGGACTGTCATGTATTCCTCGAGCCGGGCGCGATCGCCAAGCTCCTCGACTACTTCGACACCAATCCAGACACCCGCGACCTCGTCCAAGGCCCCCTCGTCTATGATGACTTAACAAAACTGGCGACACATTTCGAGCCTGCTTGGCGCGGAGGAATGTACGGTTATTGGGGGACGGACGAGCGCGCCGTCCATGTGGACGCGCCACCTTTTGACATTCCCATGCAAGGGCTCGGCTTATTCGCGTGCCGACGCACTGTTTGGCCCGGCTTCAATCCGCTGTTCCGTGGGTTCGGAGGTGAGGAAGGCTATATCCACGAGAAATTCAGGCAACGCGGAGGACGTACGCTCTGTCTGCCTTTTCTCAGATGGCTCCATCGCTTTCAGCGGCCCATGGGCACGCCCTACCGAAACATCTGGGAAGACCGGATAAGAAACTACATGCTTGGATTTCACGAGCTCGGCTTACCGACCGCCGAGATCAAAGAACATTTTCGCGAGCTTCTAGGCGCTGGACCGGCCGACCGCATTTTCGATGACATCGAACGCGAGTTCTCCATCTCCGTCCTGTAG